The Hyphomonas sediminis genome contains a region encoding:
- a CDS encoding amidohydrolase family protein: MIRSLILGLAALGLSAIATAQPVAIIGEKVWTGTAQGTLTNGVVVVEDGHIVSVGTGAAPAGMPQVKAKWVTPGLISAFSRTGITEVPGEKSANDTGAGGSPFSAALNAADGFNPDATPIAVTRLEGFTRIAVAPDARAKLFGGQGFLADTSGLPGSIFKERAFAYLVLGERGASLSGGSRPAAWTVLRGAFDDVRFFTARYMTHNDGNVLTRMDAQAFMPAVRGEQLMLIEASRASDLEAIMDFKQENPMLKIAILGADEGWRVADRLAAMKIPVIVDAFSNLPSSFSQLAATSENAARLSEAGVTVAIVNLNDSSHQARLAAQVAGNAVANGLPFDDAMKALTTAPAEIFGMSGLGALAPGARADVVAWDGDPLEVTSAPIAVFIDGVSEPMESRQTKLRDRYMDLDHSDKPFAYRR, encoded by the coding sequence ATGATCCGTTCCCTGATTCTCGGTCTCGCTGCGCTCGGCCTGTCGGCCATTGCCACCGCCCAGCCTGTCGCCATCATTGGCGAAAAGGTCTGGACCGGTACGGCGCAAGGCACGCTCACCAATGGCGTTGTGGTTGTCGAAGATGGCCACATCGTCTCGGTCGGCACGGGGGCAGCCCCAGCCGGAATGCCACAGGTGAAGGCAAAGTGGGTCACGCCCGGCCTCATCTCCGCGTTCTCCCGCACGGGCATCACTGAAGTCCCCGGTGAGAAGTCCGCCAATGATACCGGCGCAGGCGGCTCGCCATTCTCCGCGGCGCTGAACGCCGCCGACGGGTTCAATCCGGATGCAACCCCGATCGCCGTTACCCGGCTTGAGGGCTTCACCCGCATTGCCGTCGCGCCGGACGCGCGGGCCAAGCTGTTCGGCGGGCAGGGTTTCCTGGCCGATACCAGCGGCCTGCCCGGTTCCATCTTCAAGGAGCGCGCCTTTGCCTATCTGGTGCTTGGCGAGCGCGGCGCCTCGCTGTCGGGTGGCTCGCGCCCGGCGGCCTGGACCGTGCTGCGTGGCGCCTTCGACGATGTGCGCTTCTTCACTGCCCGCTACATGACCCATAATGACGGCAACGTGCTCACCCGTATGGACGCGCAGGCCTTCATGCCAGCCGTGCGCGGCGAGCAGCTGATGCTGATCGAAGCCAGCCGGGCAAGCGACCTGGAAGCCATCATGGACTTCAAGCAGGAAAACCCGATGCTGAAGATCGCCATCCTTGGGGCCGATGAAGGCTGGCGCGTAGCAGACCGGCTGGCGGCAATGAAGATCCCCGTGATCGTCGACGCCTTCTCGAACCTGCCCTCCAGCTTCTCCCAGCTTGCCGCCACCAGCGAAAACGCGGCACGCCTGTCGGAAGCGGGCGTGACGGTTGCCATCGTGAACCTCAACGATTCCAGCCATCAGGCCCGCCTTGCCGCGCAGGTTGCCGGCAATGCGGTCGCCAATGGGCTGCCCTTTGATGACGCGATGAAGGCCCTGACGACCGCGCCTGCCGAAATCTTCGGCATGTCCGGACTCGGAGCTCTCGCGCCCGGCGCGCGGGCCGATGTGGTGGCGTGGGATGGTGATCCCCTGGAAGTGACCTCGGCGCCCATCGCTGTGTTCATCGACGGGGTGAGCGAACCTATGGAGTCGCGCCAGACCAAGCTGCGCGACCGCTATATGGACCTCGACCATAGCGACAAACCGTTCGCCTACCGCCGCTAA
- a CDS encoding sulfite exporter TauE/SafE family protein: MLLALAAAGLFAGLVAGLFGIGGGVVIVPTLFFLLSTMGYEETAMHVAVSTSLATIILTSMRSVAAHNKRGAVDWAIIRGWSPWIVLGAVVGMLLAGYFSKQVMLGIFGTILILFAAQFYFGRPTWTLASEMPKGIVRAAIGSVNGALSSIMGIGGGTLGVTLMTLCAMPMHRAVATAAGWGVAIGLPGAIAAIVVGWGREGLPPFSAGFVNLPAFALISVFTVLMAPVGASLAHRLDADRLRRLFGILLAVVSARMLWQAAGL; the protein is encoded by the coding sequence ATGCTCTTGGCGCTCGCCGCAGCGGGCCTGTTCGCTGGCCTCGTCGCGGGGCTGTTCGGCATCGGCGGCGGCGTGGTGATCGTGCCGACGCTGTTCTTCCTGCTCTCCACCATGGGCTACGAGGAAACAGCGATGCATGTGGCTGTGTCCACATCGCTGGCCACGATCATCCTCACCTCGATGCGCAGCGTTGCCGCCCATAACAAGCGCGGCGCCGTAGATTGGGCGATCATCCGCGGCTGGTCTCCCTGGATCGTTTTGGGCGCGGTTGTTGGCATGCTGTTGGCGGGCTACTTCTCCAAACAGGTGATGCTCGGCATCTTCGGCACCATCCTCATCCTTTTCGCCGCCCAGTTCTATTTCGGCCGCCCCACCTGGACGCTCGCCAGTGAAATGCCGAAAGGCATCGTCCGGGCAGCCATCGGTTCGGTGAACGGCGCGCTCTCCTCCATCATGGGGATTGGCGGTGGAACGCTCGGCGTGACGTTGATGACCCTTTGCGCCATGCCCATGCACCGCGCGGTCGCCACCGCTGCGGGATGGGGCGTTGCCATCGGACTACCGGGGGCGATTGCAGCGATTGTCGTCGGATGGGGACGGGAGGGCTTGCCGCCCTTTTCAGCCGGGTTCGTCAACCTGCCCGCCTTTGCGCTGATCTCTGTCTTCACCGTGCTGATGGCGCCCGTTGGCGCGTCGCTGGCGCACCGGCTGGATGCAGACCGGTTGCGGCGCCTGTTCGGTATTCTGCTGGCCGTCGTTTCGGCCCGCATGCTTTGGCAAGCTGCCGGTCTCTGA
- a CDS encoding DUF1489 family protein: MTIHMVKLCVGADDIDDLADWQQRLMKTLPAPVHHTRMAPKRAEEMLNGGSIYWVIKRAIRVRQRIIDIRTVQDDEGKDLCELVFDPELVRTYAQAKRPFQGWRYLKPEEAPRDLKSGAGAVDIPADLDAALKNAGVW, translated from the coding sequence ATGACGATTCACATGGTCAAACTTTGCGTCGGTGCGGACGACATCGACGATCTGGCCGACTGGCAGCAGCGGCTGATGAAGACACTGCCCGCGCCTGTCCATCACACGCGCATGGCCCCCAAGCGCGCCGAAGAAATGCTGAACGGCGGATCGATTTACTGGGTCATCAAGCGCGCCATCCGGGTGCGCCAGCGCATCATCGACATCCGCACCGTGCAGGATGACGAGGGTAAGGACCTCTGCGAGCTGGTGTTTGATCCGGAACTGGTGCGCACCTATGCGCAGGCCAAACGCCCGTTCCAGGGCTGGCGCTATCTGAAACCGGAAGAGGCGCCCCGCGATCTCAAATCCGGCGCCGGGGCGGTCGACATTCCGGCAGACCTGGATGCTGCCCTGAAGAATGCGGGTGTCTGGTAA
- a CDS encoding universal stress protein yields the protein MTVVAMLQGTPETDVETTRSALAMAKMLGRDLTGLCALPDPQAAVMVVTTPESTGLTAAAAANIMDLQKEMLEKAEAAFREGVGAAPGMDCTFVHQVATAEASAASAATLADAIIFPRSAAKSGEPLSIAFDYVMMDARLPLVLGGTELYKPGPVVIGWDGSNGAARALRFHTPLLRAAGEVIIAQNRKDAERDGARPGIEPGSLEDWLKRKGIKASVSPIEGEVSAALLALAKGSGATMLVAGAYGHSRIGERLFGGTSKRLLNASDAPALALAR from the coding sequence ATGACCGTCGTTGCAATGCTTCAGGGCACACCGGAAACGGATGTGGAAACGACCCGCTCAGCGCTTGCCATGGCAAAGATGCTGGGCCGCGATTTGACCGGGCTTTGCGCCCTGCCCGATCCGCAAGCCGCTGTCATGGTCGTCACCACGCCGGAATCCACCGGCCTGACTGCCGCCGCTGCCGCCAACATCATGGATTTACAGAAAGAGATGCTGGAGAAGGCCGAGGCAGCCTTCCGCGAAGGCGTTGGCGCCGCGCCGGGCATGGACTGCACCTTCGTGCACCAGGTGGCGACGGCTGAAGCCTCTGCCGCCAGCGCGGCGACGCTTGCCGATGCGATCATTTTTCCCCGCTCCGCCGCCAAGAGCGGTGAACCGCTCTCCATCGCGTTCGACTATGTGATGATGGACGCGCGCCTGCCGCTGGTGCTTGGCGGAACCGAACTCTACAAGCCCGGCCCGGTCGTCATCGGTTGGGACGGCTCCAATGGCGCGGCCCGCGCCCTGCGCTTTCACACGCCGCTGCTGAGAGCGGCCGGCGAAGTGATCATCGCACAGAACCGCAAGGACGCCGAGCGCGATGGCGCCCGGCCCGGTATCGAGCCTGGTTCGCTGGAAGACTGGCTGAAACGCAAAGGCATCAAGGCCAGCGTTTCGCCCATCGAGGGCGAAGTTTCCGCCGCCCTGCTGGCGCTTGCCAAAGGCAGCGGCGCCACGATGCTGGTGGCAGGCGCTTACGGCCATTCCCGGATCGGCGAACGCCTGTTCGGTGGCACCTCCAAACGCCTCCTGAATGCATCAGACGCCCCGGCCCTGGCGCTCGCCCGCTGA
- a CDS encoding Rrf2 family transcriptional regulator, which yields MKRDSRLSSVLHALLHMAEQERAMTSDELALCMRTNPVVVRRTMGLLREAGLVSSERGHSGGWRIEADLASVTLRQLHEALGEPTVFAIGNRHETPECLVEQSVNAVLDEAFAEAEALLLERFASVTLSDLSAEFSRRHQDIKLRKG from the coding sequence ATGAAGAGAGATAGCCGCCTTTCCAGTGTTCTCCACGCCTTGCTGCATATGGCCGAGCAGGAGCGGGCCATGACATCTGATGAACTTGCGCTCTGTATGCGTACCAATCCCGTCGTTGTTCGACGAACGATGGGTCTGTTGCGGGAAGCGGGCCTTGTCAGTTCGGAACGCGGCCATTCCGGTGGCTGGCGGATCGAGGCGGACCTGGCGAGTGTCACCTTGCGCCAATTGCATGAAGCGCTGGGCGAGCCGACGGTCTTCGCCATTGGAAACCGGCATGAAACGCCTGAATGCCTCGTAGAACAATCCGTCAACGCCGTTCTCGATGAGGCATTTGCTGAAGCTGAAGCGCTACTTCTGGAGCGCTTCGCGTCGGTGACGCTCTCTGATCTCTCCGCCGAATTTTCCCGGCGGCACCAGGATATCAAACTCCGAAAAGGATAA
- a CDS encoding acyltransferase family protein yields MKLPSIQLLRSLAALLVAIVHGAGFERTILQENGSVEAPLVSGLFLNGYAGVDLFFVISGFIMVWVTRNQRHGPVAGIEFLFARTTRVYPVWWFAAGLMTFYALGLQNSMFATIGQVTDAAPTYSGEYILRSFLLLPQADYPILAVGWTLIHEVYFYVVFALLILAPRAFLPIGLLVWGGLVVAASFLMPLPATATNFLTLVVHPMTMEFIFGAVIGQMVISGVSWRTGTITVIAAIWLTAALCLQGVADAFTLKWGRVLLFGFPCAALIYGVATLDIQGRTVWLLPAFVGALVTGMLFQLYPTSLDAPYAVRAEALILPVIVGGGAALMVVWAGWLGGQKLPGATLRLGLALRSLHEAVARSGDWSYSLYLTHLFSFGLVKWGFGWLGQHDALAPFFRIGQPGIWDNLLFIACGLIASLIGAYITYHLIERPALAAATMVRRALFSKGSSARGY; encoded by the coding sequence ATGAAGCTTCCTTCCATCCAGCTTCTGAGAAGTCTCGCGGCGCTATTGGTGGCAATCGTCCATGGCGCCGGCTTCGAACGGACCATCCTTCAGGAGAACGGGTCTGTCGAAGCGCCACTCGTCAGCGGCCTGTTCCTGAACGGGTATGCCGGGGTTGACCTGTTCTTCGTGATTTCCGGCTTCATCATGGTCTGGGTGACGCGCAACCAGCGGCATGGCCCGGTCGCCGGAATTGAATTCCTCTTTGCCCGAACGACCCGGGTCTATCCGGTGTGGTGGTTTGCAGCCGGGCTCATGACCTTCTACGCGCTGGGCCTGCAAAATTCGATGTTTGCCACGATCGGGCAGGTAACGGATGCCGCGCCAACCTATTCGGGGGAATACATCCTGCGTTCCTTCCTGCTGCTGCCGCAGGCCGACTATCCGATCCTCGCGGTCGGTTGGACGCTGATCCATGAAGTTTACTTCTATGTGGTGTTTGCGTTGCTGATCCTGGCGCCGCGGGCCTTCCTGCCGATCGGCCTGCTGGTGTGGGGCGGGCTGGTTGTGGCGGCTTCATTCCTGATGCCGTTGCCTGCGACAGCGACGAACTTCCTGACGCTTGTCGTCCACCCGATGACTATGGAGTTCATCTTCGGCGCGGTTATCGGTCAGATGGTGATCTCAGGTGTCAGCTGGCGTACTGGAACGATCACCGTGATTGCCGCAATCTGGCTGACGGCGGCGCTCTGCCTGCAGGGGGTGGCCGATGCGTTCACGCTGAAATGGGGGCGGGTGCTGTTGTTCGGCTTCCCATGTGCAGCGCTGATTTATGGTGTGGCGACGCTAGACATACAGGGGCGGACTGTATGGTTGCTGCCGGCGTTCGTCGGCGCGCTGGTTACAGGCATGCTCTTCCAGCTCTATCCGACCAGCCTTGACGCGCCCTATGCCGTGCGGGCCGAAGCGCTGATACTTCCGGTGATCGTTGGCGGTGGAGCGGCGTTGATGGTGGTCTGGGCCGGGTGGCTCGGCGGGCAGAAGCTTCCGGGGGCGACGCTTCGTCTGGGGCTTGCCTTGCGCAGCCTGCATGAAGCTGTGGCCCGTTCCGGGGACTGGTCCTACTCGCTTTACCTGACCCACCTCTTCTCATTCGGATTGGTGAAGTGGGGCTTTGGCTGGCTGGGCCAGCATGACGCGCTTGCGCCCTTTTTCCGCATCGGGCAGCCCGGCATCTGGGACAATCTGCTCTTTATTGCGTGCGGGCTGATCGCTTCTCTGATCGGCGCATATATCACCTACCACCTGATCGAGCGGCCAGCACTGGCCGCCGCGACAATGGTCCGCCGGGCGCTGTTCTCGAAGGGAAGCAGCGCCCGGGGGTATTGA
- a CDS encoding TrkH family potassium uptake protein has protein sequence MQLRPILLALGIMTVLLAGAMIPCALLDLADGSEDAHVFWFSAFVSGLVGGLVWVLARGGDNRIGQRETFLLTVSIWVLVPAVAAIPFIVSGIPVSDAMFEAVSGLTTTGATVLSGLDNMPRGLLLWRGVLNWIGGIGIIVTAIAILPQLRVGGMQLFSMESSDISGKFLPRVTDIAAYLGLTYLIISSACALSYSLSGMNWFDAIVHMMSTVSAGGFANYDASFGHENLRQAMPAAIFFMMVAGLPFSLLAMLILQGRIKPMLKDPQPRLYFMLLFGFSATIVVWHEAVVEPPIFNHIWHGATETWFNIVSVMTGTGYASAPYDTWGQPAIIIFLLATFMGGCAGSASCGMKMFRLEITAKALIAWSQRMVQPHRRTPVRYAGKPVDEETLQSVMVFMFLYLVTFMVVAALLSYSGLDSLSAISASATMVSNVGPGLGPDVGPSSNFAALTDFAKWVCTAAMLLGRLEFVAVFVVLTGRFWRG, from the coding sequence ATGCAGTTGCGCCCTATCCTTCTCGCCCTTGGCATTATGACCGTCCTCCTTGCCGGGGCGATGATCCCGTGCGCGTTGCTGGACCTTGCCGATGGCAGTGAAGACGCACACGTTTTCTGGTTCTCGGCGTTCGTATCCGGGCTCGTGGGCGGTCTGGTTTGGGTGCTCGCGAGGGGCGGCGACAATCGCATTGGGCAGCGTGAAACATTCCTGCTCACGGTCTCTATCTGGGTTCTGGTTCCTGCCGTTGCGGCCATCCCCTTCATCGTTTCGGGGATTCCGGTGTCCGATGCCATGTTTGAAGCCGTTTCCGGCCTGACCACGACGGGCGCCACGGTCTTGTCCGGCCTGGACAACATGCCACGCGGCCTGCTGCTGTGGCGCGGCGTGCTGAACTGGATCGGCGGCATCGGCATTATCGTCACCGCGATCGCCATCCTGCCCCAGCTTCGCGTCGGCGGGATGCAGCTGTTCAGCATGGAAAGCTCGGACATATCCGGCAAGTTCCTGCCGCGCGTTACAGATATCGCTGCTTATCTGGGCCTGACCTATCTGATCATCTCGTCGGCCTGCGCCCTGTCCTACAGCCTCTCGGGCATGAACTGGTTCGATGCCATCGTTCACATGATGTCGACCGTATCTGCAGGCGGCTTTGCCAATTACGACGCCTCCTTCGGCCATGAAAATCTGCGTCAGGCGATGCCGGCGGCGATCTTCTTTATGATGGTGGCGGGCCTGCCATTCTCGCTGCTCGCAATGCTGATCCTGCAGGGGCGGATCAAGCCGATGCTGAAAGATCCCCAGCCCCGGCTCTATTTTATGCTGCTGTTCGGCTTTTCAGCCACGATCGTGGTCTGGCACGAGGCGGTGGTCGAGCCGCCGATCTTCAATCACATCTGGCACGGCGCCACGGAAACCTGGTTTAACATCGTCTCCGTGATGACCGGCACCGGTTATGCGTCTGCGCCGTATGACACTTGGGGCCAACCGGCGATCATCATCTTCCTGCTGGCCACCTTTATGGGCGGCTGTGCGGGCTCGGCCTCCTGCGGCATGAAGATGTTCCGGCTCGAGATCACGGCCAAAGCGCTGATCGCCTGGTCGCAGCGGATGGTGCAGCCACATCGCCGCACGCCGGTGCGCTATGCCGGCAAGCCGGTGGACGAAGAGACGCTGCAGTCGGTGATGGTGTTCATGTTCCTCTACCTCGTCACCTTCATGGTGGTCGCGGCGCTGCTCTCCTACAGCGGTTTGGATTCGCTCAGCGCCATTTCGGCTTCCGCGACCATGGTGTCGAATGTCGGCCCCGGCCTTGGCCCGGATGTTGGGCCGTCTTCGAACTTTGCTGCGCTGACTGATTTCGCCAAATGGGTTTGCACCGCCGCAATGTTGCTGGGGCGCCTTGAATTCGTGGCGGTGTTTGTGGTGCTGACTGGCCGGTTCTGGCGCGGCTAA
- a CDS encoding Glu/Leu/Phe/Val family dehydrogenase has translation MFDHASFDAHEGVHAFHDADSGLKCIIAVHSTARGPAAGGCRMWNYANGDAMLTDALRLSQGMSFKNAMADLPLGGGKAVIWGDPRKDKSEALFRAFGRFVENLNGSYYTAEDVGIDTADMAIVRRETRFVAGLDEGAAASGDPSPITAMGVYLGIKEVAKRLFGTDDLSGRIISVQGVGSVGGHVCEHLAREGAKLVIADIDQEALKDISAKTGATIVAPDEIYDVEADIFSPCALGAIINEKTLERLRVKGVAGAANNQLIVPEMGEFLRRKGMLYAPDYVINGGGIINVAAEISGNYSREWVDGKLTHLIETLGEVLDEALSTNQPTNSVADRIARQRIAEARTSK, from the coding sequence ATGTTCGATCATGCTTCTTTCGACGCCCATGAGGGCGTGCACGCCTTTCACGATGCCGATAGCGGGCTGAAATGCATTATCGCGGTTCACTCCACCGCACGGGGCCCTGCCGCCGGTGGCTGCCGGATGTGGAACTACGCCAATGGCGACGCGATGCTGACCGATGCGCTGCGCCTGTCGCAAGGCATGAGCTTCAAGAACGCCATGGCCGACCTGCCCCTCGGCGGCGGAAAGGCCGTCATCTGGGGCGACCCGCGCAAGGACAAGTCCGAAGCGCTGTTCCGCGCCTTTGGCCGCTTTGTGGAGAACCTGAACGGATCGTACTATACGGCGGAAGATGTCGGCATCGACACTGCCGACATGGCAATCGTGCGCCGTGAAACGCGCTTTGTGGCCGGCCTCGATGAAGGCGCTGCCGCCAGCGGCGACCCGTCGCCGATCACCGCCATGGGCGTCTATCTCGGCATCAAGGAAGTCGCCAAGCGCCTGTTCGGCACGGATGACCTCTCCGGGCGGATCATCTCGGTGCAGGGTGTTGGCTCGGTTGGCGGACATGTCTGCGAGCATCTGGCCAGAGAAGGCGCCAAGCTGGTGATCGCGGACATCGACCAGGAAGCCCTGAAAGACATCTCCGCCAAGACCGGCGCCACGATCGTCGCCCCCGACGAAATCTACGATGTCGAAGCCGACATTTTCTCACCCTGCGCGCTCGGCGCCATTATCAATGAGAAGACCCTGGAGCGTCTGCGCGTCAAAGGCGTCGCCGGAGCCGCCAACAACCAGCTGATCGTGCCGGAAATGGGCGAATTCCTGCGCCGCAAGGGCATGCTGTACGCGCCGGACTATGTGATCAATGGCGGCGGTATCATCAATGTGGCGGCGGAAATCTCCGGCAACTATTCCCGCGAATGGGTGGACGGAAAACTGACCCACCTGATTGAAACGCTGGGCGAGGTACTCGACGAAGCCCTCTCCACCAACCAGCCGACCAATAGCGTTGCCGATCGGATTGCGCGCCAACGCATTGCTGAGGCCCGCACGTCTAAGTAG
- a CDS encoding amidohydrolase — protein sequence MKKLLGSAGLCLCLAISACGGSGGGKKDEASPGVFDPFPSTYAAYPSETTLITGATVLDGKGALIENGRVLIQDGKIAAIGADITAPEGAATIDAAGKWVTPGIIDNHSHLGAYPSPGVEAHSDGNEISAPVTAEVWVEHSVWPQDPGFTRALAGGITSLQILPGSANLFGGRGVVLKNVPARSVQEMKFPGAPHTLKMACGENPKRVYGYGRGFPGGAPFSRMGNVAGYRTAWIEARDYKKKWDDFAANGGTEPARNLELETLAGALSGDILVHMHCYRADEMAIILDLSEEFGYKVASFHHAVEAYKIADKLEEYGTCSSMWADWWGFKMEAYDGIRENIPMVHNAGACAIVHSDSDIGIQRLNQEAAKAWADGKRAGIDIPIEVAWEWLSLNPAKSLGIDSKTGSLEPGKMADVVIWSANPFSVYAKAEKVFIDGALMYDLNDPAYQPVMDFELGQPGEGDHK from the coding sequence ATGAAAAAGCTTTTAGGAAGCGCAGGGCTTTGCCTCTGCCTGGCCATCAGCGCGTGCGGAGGCTCGGGCGGCGGAAAGAAGGATGAGGCCTCTCCGGGCGTCTTTGATCCTTTCCCCTCCACCTACGCGGCTTATCCTTCGGAAACCACCCTCATCACAGGCGCCACCGTGCTGGATGGCAAAGGCGCGCTGATCGAGAATGGCCGCGTCCTGATCCAGGATGGCAAGATCGCCGCCATCGGCGCCGACATCACGGCCCCGGAAGGCGCCGCCACGATCGACGCGGCGGGCAAATGGGTCACCCCCGGCATCATCGACAATCACAGCCATCTTGGCGCCTATCCCTCGCCGGGCGTGGAAGCCCATAGCGACGGCAACGAGATTTCCGCACCGGTCACGGCAGAAGTCTGGGTGGAACATTCCGTCTGGCCACAGGACCCCGGCTTCACCCGCGCCCTGGCGGGCGGCATCACCTCACTTCAGATCCTGCCGGGCAGCGCAAACCTCTTTGGCGGACGCGGCGTCGTGCTGAAAAACGTTCCCGCACGGAGCGTGCAGGAAATGAAATTCCCCGGCGCGCCCCACACGCTGAAAATGGCCTGCGGCGAAAACCCCAAGCGGGTCTACGGCTATGGTCGCGGCTTCCCCGGCGGCGCGCCATTCTCGCGTATGGGCAATGTCGCGGGCTACCGCACCGCCTGGATCGAGGCGCGCGACTACAAGAAAAAATGGGACGACTTCGCTGCCAATGGCGGCACCGAGCCTGCCCGCAATCTAGAACTCGAAACCCTAGCCGGCGCGCTCTCGGGCGACATCCTCGTCCACATGCACTGCTACCGCGCAGACGAGATGGCCATCATCCTCGATCTGTCAGAAGAGTTTGGCTACAAGGTCGCCTCCTTCCACCACGCAGTCGAAGCCTACAAGATCGCCGACAAGCTGGAAGAGTACGGCACCTGCTCCTCGATGTGGGCCGACTGGTGGGGCTTCAAGATGGAAGCCTATGACGGCATCCGCGAAAACATCCCCATGGTTCACAATGCCGGCGCCTGCGCCATCGTCCATTCAGACAGCGACATCGGCATCCAGCGCCTGAACCAGGAAGCGGCCAAGGCCTGGGCCGATGGCAAGCGGGCAGGCATCGACATACCCATCGAGGTAGCGTGGGAATGGCTCTCGCTGAACCCTGCCAAATCGCTCGGCATCGACAGCAAGACCGGCAGCCTGGAGCCCGGCAAGATGGCCGATGTGGTCATCTGGTCTGCCAACCCGTTCAGCGTCTACGCCAAGGCCGAAAAGGTCTTCATCGATGGCGCCCTGATGTACGACCTCAACGACCCGGCCTATCAGCCGGTCATGGACTTTGAACTCGGCCAGCCCGGCGAAGGAGACCATAAATGA
- a CDS encoding NAD(P)/FAD-dependent oxidoreductase translates to MRHDVIVIGGSYAGMAAALQLLRARRTVLIIDAGQRRNRFAKSSHGFLGQDGADPAGIAAAARKQLEAYGTLHWIDDLALEARRLEAGDGFSIRCWNGGIHEGARVLFATGVSDQLPDIEGLAERWGQHVFHCPYCHGYELDQGRIGVIATGAMSLHQAELLTEWGEVTLFLNEAILPDVAAMETLAARGVAVEARPILRIEGDADVLLENGRRLSFAGLFTAARNAPSTGIAESLGCELEETPFGMQIRRNATHETTIGGAFACGDVAHVPHSVSLAVGDGALTGAMLHRSLVF, encoded by the coding sequence ATGCGCCATGACGTGATCGTCATAGGGGGCAGCTATGCGGGAATGGCCGCTGCCCTCCAGCTGCTGCGTGCCCGCCGCACTGTTCTCATTATTGATGCGGGCCAGCGCCGAAACCGGTTTGCCAAGTCTTCCCACGGATTTCTTGGACAGGATGGCGCAGACCCCGCCGGGATTGCTGCGGCCGCACGCAAACAGCTTGAAGCTTATGGAACCCTGCATTGGATTGATGACCTCGCATTGGAGGCGCGTCGTCTGGAAGCCGGGGATGGGTTTTCTATCCGCTGCTGGAATGGCGGCATTCATGAGGGCGCGCGCGTTCTGTTCGCCACGGGCGTGAGTGATCAGCTCCCGGACATTGAGGGCCTTGCCGAGCGTTGGGGGCAGCATGTCTTTCATTGCCCCTATTGTCATGGATATGAGCTCGATCAGGGACGGATCGGCGTCATCGCGACCGGTGCCATGTCACTGCATCAGGCCGAACTGCTGACGGAATGGGGCGAGGTCACACTGTTTTTGAACGAGGCTATCCTGCCGGACGTCGCTGCCATGGAGACGCTTGCAGCACGCGGCGTTGCCGTTGAGGCGCGCCCGATCCTGCGCATCGAAGGAGACGCCGATGTGCTTCTGGAAAATGGGCGGCGCCTGAGCTTTGCTGGCCTCTTTACGGCGGCGCGTAATGCGCCGTCTACGGGCATTGCTGAAAGCCTTGGCTGTGAGCTGGAGGAAACGCCCTTCGGAATGCAGATCCGCAGGAACGCCACTCATGAGACAACGATTGGCGGCGCCTTTGCGTGCGGGGATGTTGCCCATGTGCCGCATTCTGTCTCCCTTGCGGTTGGCGATGGAGCGCTCACCGGCGCGATGCTACATCGCTCGCTGGTGTTTTGA